In the Candidatus Binatia bacterium genome, one interval contains:
- the hflX gene encoding GTPase HflX: MQPRGSWLIGNGQQPERAVLVGVERHKRELLSGSESLDELERLAESAGVRVVGRVLQVLTRPQPATFIGSGKVEEVRRYAWENQAQVIIFDEPLAPAQQRNLEQSIGLKVIDRSQLILDIFAQRARSLEGKLQVELAQLQYLLPRLTRQWQHLSRLGGGVGTRGPGETQLEVDRRKVRERVAVLRRRLREVARTRHLHRRSRADVPLPVVALVGYTNAGKSTLMNRLTAAHALVADQLFATLDPMVRVFRLPSGLNALLADTVGFIHKLPHGFIDAFKSTLEEVQTADLLLHVVDASHPQAEHQQTVVEAVLRELGADQKPRVLVFNKMDVVSCPPFVPPDIRTCLVSGRTGSGLKQLLSIVEEQLLTLFEEVRVRLPFSRGDLVARARQLGRVIEEHYSPEAIQLRALVPARLAGQLRRSAVGEAVE; this comes from the coding sequence ATGCAACCGCGTGGCTCCTGGCTAATAGGAAACGGCCAGCAGCCGGAGCGGGCGGTTCTCGTCGGCGTAGAACGCCACAAGCGCGAGCTTCTGAGCGGGAGCGAATCTCTCGATGAACTCGAACGGCTTGCTGAAAGTGCCGGCGTACGCGTGGTTGGACGGGTACTGCAAGTGCTCACCCGCCCCCAACCTGCCACGTTTATCGGCTCTGGAAAAGTGGAGGAAGTGCGGCGGTACGCCTGGGAAAATCAAGCCCAGGTGATCATTTTCGATGAGCCTTTGGCGCCGGCGCAACAGCGTAACCTCGAGCAGTCGATCGGTCTCAAAGTCATCGACCGCAGTCAGCTGATTCTCGACATTTTTGCCCAGCGCGCGCGTAGCCTGGAAGGGAAGCTTCAGGTGGAGCTTGCGCAGCTCCAATATCTGCTGCCGAGGTTGACCAGGCAGTGGCAGCACTTGTCGCGCCTCGGTGGAGGGGTCGGCACGCGCGGCCCGGGCGAAACGCAGCTCGAGGTCGACCGCCGCAAGGTCCGTGAACGGGTAGCCGTACTGCGACGGCGGTTGCGTGAAGTCGCCCGGACACGCCACCTTCACCGCCGCAGTCGCGCCGACGTACCACTGCCCGTGGTCGCCTTGGTTGGATACACGAACGCAGGCAAGTCCACGCTGATGAATCGACTCACGGCAGCGCACGCTCTGGTCGCAGACCAACTGTTCGCAACGCTCGACCCTATGGTAAGAGTATTCCGGCTTCCGAGCGGACTGAACGCACTGCTCGCTGACACGGTTGGTTTTATCCACAAGCTACCGCACGGATTCATCGACGCTTTCAAAAGTACTCTCGAGGAAGTGCAAACCGCGGATCTCTTGCTCCATGTCGTCGATGCCAGCCATCCGCAGGCAGAACACCAGCAGACCGTGGTCGAGGCTGTTTTGCGCGAGCTCGGTGCTGACCAGAAACCACGGGTACTCGTGTTCAATAAGATGGACGTTGTATCCTGCCCCCCATTTGTACCTCCGGATATCAGGACCTGCTTGGTCTCTGGCCGCACCGGCAGCGGACTCAAGCAACTCCTCTCTATTGTCGAAGAGCAACTGCTAACACTGTTCGAGGAGGTGCGCGTGCGATTACCTTTCAGCCGAGGGGATCTCGTCGCTCGAGCGCGCCAACTTGGAAGAGTGATCGAAGAACACTACTCGCCCGAGGCGATCCAGCTCCGTGCGTTGGTTCCGGCCCGGCTCGCGGGTCAGCTTCGGAGGAGCGCTGTCGGCGAAGCGGTGGAATAG
- the dnaE gene encoding DNA polymerase III subunit alpha — MSFVHLHVHTQYSLLDGANKIPDLIQRVKSAGMPAIAMTDHGNLFGAVEFYRRAVAAGIQPIIGCEMYVAPGHRTEKRARAGDSESAGNHHLILLVMNEEGYRNLCRLVTLSYKEGFYYKPRIDKELLREFNRGLIALSGCLASEVNEAIAAGSIERARAVMEEYRSIFDGRYYVEIQDNRLPQQERANVELIRLARELSLPIVATNDCHYLTPDDAVAHEVLLCIQTGKTLSDPSRWRFETDQLYVKDPGEMCRAFPEVPEAISNTIEVARRCQFEMQFGRYQFPVYRTPNNESLDDYLSQLARSGLEQRLQRKRTEAEWSEDRERHYWERLEEELSIIKKMGFAGYFLIVADFTRYAKEQGIPVGPGRGSAAGSLVAYALGITTVDPVPYNLLFERFLNPERKSMPDIDMDFCFERRDEVIRYVRQKYGEECVAQIITFGTLKGKQAIKDVGRVLDFSFAETDRIAKLYPAPKQGKDFPLKDALEIEPRLREVRDRGQREKQLFDYALRLEGLLRHASKHAAGIVIGDRPLVETLPLFVDKDGAVLTQYPYGDVDAIGLIKFDFLGLKTLTMIAKIVERIREGRGIHLDVEQLPLDDPATYQLICRGDTVGVFQLESSGMRKLVTSLRPTKFEDLIAVLALFRPGPLDSGMVEEFIKRKHGEVPIQYLHPDLEPILRETYGVILYQEQVMQIARVLAGYTLGDADNLRRAMGKKKKDEMEREKGRFVRGAVARGVPAALAQAIFEQMETFGAYGFNKSHSTAYAFISYQTAYLKAHFPEEFMAGLLTLEMDSTEKTYKNIAACRDLGIPILAPDVNESALDFTVVPTSSGQRAIRFGLGAVKGVGEKAAEAILVARREGPFQSLADFCKRVPLQQVNKRVIESLINCGAFDFCGQPRRRLLEGLEPTLRWATTEQGVEAPRSQISLFAPEALASTASPAPELPPVEEWSPKDKLRLEREALGFFITGHPLDRWERHLRRITDGTIAELRAWGENAKVRLGGVIHTLKTKNTRKGERYANFVLEDRSGTLEVVAWPDTYRSHEAAIHAEEPVLVEGTLEIDEERCQLIADSVTLLSEVQRKAFKQVRLALREELVTDETLQRLRAACSRHRGNCEAFVHLWLTGAGCEIILALPPSLKVSPTEAFLNEVEQVLGEGAVYLQ; from the coding sequence ATGAGCTTCGTTCATCTGCACGTGCACACGCAGTACTCGTTGCTCGATGGAGCGAACAAGATCCCAGACCTCATCCAGCGGGTGAAAAGCGCGGGGATGCCGGCAATCGCGATGACGGACCACGGCAATCTGTTCGGCGCCGTCGAGTTTTACCGACGCGCCGTAGCCGCCGGAATCCAACCGATCATCGGGTGCGAAATGTATGTGGCCCCAGGGCATCGCACGGAAAAGAGAGCGCGAGCGGGCGATTCGGAGTCGGCCGGCAACCACCACCTGATCCTCCTCGTGATGAACGAGGAAGGGTACCGAAACCTCTGCCGACTCGTCACTTTGAGTTACAAGGAGGGCTTTTACTACAAGCCGCGTATCGACAAGGAACTGTTGCGCGAGTTCAATCGTGGGCTCATCGCTCTGTCCGGCTGCTTGGCGAGCGAGGTCAACGAAGCCATTGCCGCCGGATCCATCGAGCGGGCCCGCGCTGTCATGGAGGAATACCGCAGCATCTTCGATGGCCGCTATTACGTGGAAATCCAGGACAACCGGCTTCCCCAACAAGAGCGAGCAAATGTTGAGCTGATTCGCCTCGCTCGCGAACTTTCGTTACCGATCGTCGCTACCAACGACTGTCACTACCTGACTCCTGACGACGCGGTTGCCCACGAAGTGCTTCTTTGTATCCAGACAGGCAAGACGCTGAGCGATCCGTCGCGCTGGAGGTTCGAAACCGACCAGCTTTACGTAAAAGACCCCGGGGAAATGTGTCGTGCCTTCCCGGAGGTGCCCGAGGCAATCAGCAACACGATCGAAGTCGCACGCCGGTGCCAGTTCGAAATGCAGTTCGGGCGCTACCAGTTTCCCGTCTACCGGACACCGAACAATGAGTCGCTCGACGATTACCTCAGCCAGTTGGCGCGCAGCGGGCTAGAGCAGCGGCTTCAACGGAAACGAACCGAGGCAGAATGGAGCGAGGACCGGGAACGCCACTACTGGGAACGGCTCGAGGAAGAGCTGAGCATCATCAAAAAGATGGGCTTTGCGGGCTACTTTCTCATCGTCGCGGACTTTACCCGTTACGCCAAGGAACAAGGCATTCCGGTCGGCCCTGGCCGCGGATCGGCTGCGGGAAGCTTGGTCGCGTACGCGCTTGGGATCACCACGGTCGATCCCGTACCGTACAACTTGCTCTTCGAGCGCTTCCTAAACCCGGAACGAAAGTCGATGCCCGACATCGACATGGACTTTTGCTTCGAACGGCGAGACGAAGTGATTCGCTACGTCCGGCAGAAGTACGGGGAAGAATGCGTGGCACAAATCATCACGTTCGGGACACTGAAAGGAAAGCAAGCCATCAAAGATGTTGGCCGCGTTCTTGATTTCAGCTTCGCAGAGACTGATCGCATCGCCAAACTTTACCCAGCCCCGAAACAAGGCAAGGACTTCCCGTTGAAGGACGCCTTAGAGATCGAACCACGGTTGCGGGAAGTGCGTGATCGCGGGCAAAGGGAGAAGCAACTGTTTGATTACGCATTGCGCCTCGAAGGGCTGTTGCGGCACGCGTCCAAGCACGCCGCCGGCATCGTGATTGGCGATCGCCCCCTCGTAGAAACGCTGCCGCTGTTTGTCGACAAGGATGGCGCCGTCCTCACTCAATATCCTTACGGCGACGTCGATGCGATTGGCCTCATCAAGTTCGACTTCTTAGGCCTAAAAACCCTTACGATGATCGCCAAGATTGTCGAGCGTATTCGCGAGGGTCGGGGAATCCACTTGGATGTCGAGCAACTCCCGCTCGACGACCCTGCGACGTACCAGCTCATCTGCCGCGGGGATACGGTAGGCGTGTTCCAGCTCGAAAGCAGTGGGATGCGCAAGTTGGTCACCTCACTGCGACCCACAAAATTCGAAGACCTCATTGCCGTCCTCGCTTTATTTCGACCCGGTCCGCTCGACTCCGGAATGGTCGAAGAGTTTATCAAGCGAAAGCACGGGGAAGTCCCGATCCAATACCTGCACCCAGACCTAGAGCCGATTCTCCGGGAGACCTACGGCGTCATCTTGTACCAGGAGCAGGTTATGCAGATCGCCCGCGTGCTAGCTGGCTACACCTTGGGGGACGCAGACAACCTCCGGCGAGCCATGGGCAAGAAGAAAAAGGACGAGATGGAGCGGGAGAAAGGCCGCTTCGTGCGCGGTGCAGTGGCGCGCGGCGTGCCAGCGGCACTGGCCCAAGCGATCTTCGAGCAGATGGAAACGTTCGGTGCCTATGGGTTCAACAAATCCCACTCGACTGCCTACGCGTTCATTTCTTACCAAACCGCTTACCTTAAGGCCCACTTTCCAGAAGAATTCATGGCCGGGCTGCTCACCCTGGAAATGGACAGCACCGAGAAAACATACAAGAACATCGCGGCCTGCCGTGATCTCGGTATTCCCATTCTGGCACCGGACGTCAACGAAAGCGCTCTCGACTTTACCGTGGTGCCTACGTCGAGCGGCCAACGAGCGATTCGATTCGGGCTCGGCGCGGTGAAGGGCGTTGGTGAGAAGGCTGCGGAGGCCATCCTCGTCGCACGAAGAGAGGGCCCGTTCCAATCGCTCGCGGACTTCTGCAAACGGGTCCCCCTACAACAAGTAAACAAGCGCGTGATTGAAAGCTTAATTAACTGCGGAGCCTTTGATTTCTGTGGTCAACCACGGCGGCGCCTGCTCGAAGGACTCGAACCCACATTGCGATGGGCCACTACCGAGCAAGGTGTGGAGGCTCCCCGCAGTCAAATTAGCCTGTTCGCCCCAGAGGCTTTGGCCTCCACCGCGTCGCCGGCACCAGAACTTCCCCCCGTGGAAGAGTGGTCGCCGAAGGACAAGCTGAGGCTGGAACGCGAAGCGCTGGGCTTCTTCATCACCGGCCATCCTCTCGATCGTTGGGAGCGACACCTGAGGCGAATTACGGATGGCACGATTGCGGAACTTCGCGCTTGGGGAGAGAACGCCAAGGTCCGTTTGGGCGGTGTTATCCACACGCTGAAAACCAAAAACACCCGCAAGGGCGAGCGCTACGCCAACTTTGTCCTCGAAGATCGCTCGGGCACGCTGGAGGTTGTCGCGTGGCCGGACACCTATCGCTCTCACGAGGCAGCCATTCACGCAGAAGAACCAGTCCTAGTGGAGGGGACTCTTGAGATCGACGAGGAACGCTGCCAATTAATTGCTGACTCGGTGACGTTACTCTCAGAAGTGCAGCGAAAAGCGTTCAAGCAAGTTCGTTTGGCCCTGCGCGAAGAACTCGTGACGGACGAGACTTTACAGCGACTGCGTGCCGCTTGTTCGCGTCACCGCGGGAACTGTGAAGCCTTTGTCCACCTGTGGCTCACTGGAGCCGGGTGCGAAATCATTCTGGCGCTACCGCCGAGCTTGAAGGTGTCGCCAACCGAAGCGTTCCTCAACGAGGTAGAGCAGGTGCTTGGCGAGGGGGCAGTCTACCTGCAGTGA
- the guaA gene encoding glutamine-hydrolyzing GMP synthase, protein MILILDFGSQYTQLIARRIRELRVYCEIHPFNLPVDEISRRAPKGLILSGGPASVYDKKAPWPAKNLFDLEIPVLGICYGMGVIAQHFGGRVCAAREREYGPALLTVTDDHDLFAGLSGEPLQVWMSHGDRIETLPPSFRVLARSENSPVAAFADPQGRLFGVQFHPEVAHTPRGKDILANFLFRVCKASADWTMEGFVEREVQRIRDRVGSAGVVCALSGGVDSTVTAALVHRAVGDQLICIFVDNGVLRRREAERVMAFLTDAFHFRIRKVDESKLFLDRLAGVEDPEQKRRIIGTTFIEIFEKEARSLPNVRFLAQGTLYPDVIESVSFKGPSATIKSHHNVGGLPERMNLELIEPLRELFKDEVRELGSVLGIPREIINRHPFPGPGLAIRIIGPVTAERVAVLQHADAIVEEEVRAAGLYDQLWQAFAVLLPVKSVGVMGDARTYENVLAVRAVQSVDGMTADWARLPHDLLARLSSRLINEVQGINRVVYDISSKPPATIEWE, encoded by the coding sequence ATGATTCTCATCTTGGACTTCGGAAGCCAATACACCCAGCTGATTGCTCGCAGGATCCGAGAACTGCGAGTTTACTGCGAGATCCATCCCTTCAATCTGCCGGTGGACGAAATAAGCCGGCGTGCCCCCAAGGGACTCATTCTCTCTGGTGGACCGGCAAGTGTCTATGACAAAAAGGCACCATGGCCAGCGAAAAATCTGTTTGATCTCGAGATCCCGGTTCTAGGAATTTGTTACGGCATGGGGGTTATCGCTCAGCATTTCGGTGGTCGCGTGTGTGCGGCCCGCGAGCGCGAATACGGCCCGGCGCTCCTCACTGTCACGGATGACCATGACCTCTTCGCCGGCTTGAGCGGAGAGCCGCTCCAAGTTTGGATGAGTCACGGAGACCGCATCGAAACTTTGCCGCCGAGCTTTCGCGTTCTTGCACGTAGCGAGAACTCCCCCGTTGCAGCGTTTGCGGATCCGCAGGGGCGTCTTTTTGGTGTTCAGTTTCACCCTGAGGTTGCGCACACGCCGCGCGGAAAAGACATCCTGGCGAACTTCTTGTTTCGAGTCTGCAAGGCGTCGGCAGACTGGACGATGGAAGGCTTCGTGGAACGCGAGGTCCAACGCATTCGCGACCGCGTGGGATCCGCCGGTGTGGTTTGTGCGTTGAGCGGGGGAGTGGATTCCACTGTCACCGCCGCCTTGGTCCACCGTGCGGTGGGAGACCAACTGATTTGCATCTTTGTCGACAACGGTGTTCTTCGCCGGCGCGAAGCCGAGCGTGTCATGGCCTTCCTCACCGATGCCTTTCACTTTCGCATCCGCAAGGTCGACGAAAGCAAATTGTTCCTCGATCGGTTGGCTGGTGTCGAGGATCCGGAGCAGAAACGCCGAATCATTGGCACGACGTTCATCGAAATTTTCGAGAAAGAGGCGCGAAGCCTTCCAAACGTGCGCTTTCTCGCCCAGGGAACGCTCTACCCAGACGTGATCGAGTCGGTCTCATTCAAAGGGCCTTCGGCGACAATCAAGAGCCACCACAACGTTGGCGGGCTTCCTGAGCGCATGAATCTTGAACTGATCGAGCCGTTGCGGGAGCTGTTCAAAGATGAAGTTCGCGAACTGGGGAGTGTCCTTGGGATTCCGCGAGAAATCATCAATCGCCATCCATTCCCCGGGCCAGGCCTAGCAATTCGTATCATCGGACCGGTGACCGCAGAGCGCGTTGCGGTGCTACAGCACGCAGACGCAATCGTCGAAGAAGAGGTCAGGGCTGCGGGCTTGTACGACCAACTGTGGCAGGCCTTCGCGGTGCTTTTGCCAGTAAAATCCGTGGGTGTCATGGGGGATGCGCGCACCTACGAAAATGTGCTCGCTGTACGGGCCGTTCAAAGTGTGGACGGAATGACAGCCGATTGGGCAAGACTGCCCCACGATCTGCTTGCGCGCCTGTCTTCGCGGCTGATCAACGAGGTTCAAGGAATCAACCGCGTCGTCTATGATATTTCTTCGAAGCCGCCAGCGACCATAGAGTGGGAGTAG
- the guaB gene encoding IMP dehydrogenase, whose amino-acid sequence MFSHDLPEGFTFDDVLLLPGESDFMPKDADCSTLLTRNIRLNIPLVSAAMDTVTESRTAIAMAQEGGIGIVHRNLSPQEQACEVEKVKKWESGMILDPVTVDPDQRIADAIEIMRRYNISGLPVTKDGYLVGILTNRDLRFEKRLDRRISEVMTKENLVTAHPGIGLEEAKEILHTHRIEKLLIVDSQNRLKGLITVKDIQKAAQYPNASKDQFGRLRVGAAIGTGDDREERTELLVRAGVDVLVIDTAHGHTASVLDTIRFVKQTYPTVDLVAGNVATAEGARALARAGADAIKVGMGPASICTTRVVSGVGVPQLTAVAECARIARDYGIPVIADGGIKYSGDITKALAAGADSVMIGSLFAGTEESPGETILYQGRTYKLYRGMGSLEAMREREGSRNRYMQDSEEPMKLVPEGIEGRVPYKGPLSFIITQLVGGLKAGMGYTGCRTIAELHERARFMRVSRASLEESHVHDVTMTKEPPNYRREG is encoded by the coding sequence ATGTTCTCCCATGATTTACCCGAAGGGTTCACCTTTGACGACGTCTTGTTGCTTCCCGGGGAGTCGGACTTCATGCCCAAAGATGCGGACTGCAGCACGCTGCTCACCCGCAATATCCGGTTGAACATCCCATTAGTCAGCGCAGCGATGGATACGGTCACGGAGTCGCGCACGGCCATCGCCATGGCACAAGAAGGCGGCATTGGCATCGTACATCGCAATCTATCGCCGCAAGAGCAGGCCTGCGAGGTCGAAAAGGTGAAGAAGTGGGAAAGTGGCATGATCCTCGACCCAGTCACTGTGGACCCAGACCAACGCATTGCCGACGCCATCGAGATCATGCGCCGTTACAACATTTCTGGCCTACCCGTTACCAAGGACGGATATCTGGTGGGCATCCTCACCAACAGGGACCTTCGGTTTGAAAAGCGCCTGGATCGCAGGATCAGCGAAGTGATGACGAAGGAAAACTTGGTTACCGCTCATCCTGGGATCGGCCTCGAAGAAGCGAAAGAGATCTTGCACACGCACCGCATTGAGAAGCTGCTGATTGTGGATAGTCAGAACCGGTTGAAGGGCCTGATCACCGTGAAGGATATTCAAAAGGCCGCCCAATATCCCAACGCAAGCAAGGATCAGTTCGGCCGACTTCGTGTGGGCGCAGCGATTGGCACTGGGGATGACCGCGAGGAACGCACCGAGCTGCTCGTACGTGCCGGCGTCGACGTGCTCGTGATTGATACAGCCCACGGGCACACAGCATCTGTGTTGGACACTATTCGATTCGTAAAGCAAACCTATCCGACGGTGGATTTAGTGGCCGGCAATGTGGCCACGGCGGAAGGCGCACGAGCACTCGCGCGCGCCGGGGCCGATGCAATTAAGGTGGGGATGGGGCCGGCGTCCATCTGCACGACGCGGGTGGTGTCGGGTGTGGGAGTTCCACAACTCACTGCGGTGGCTGAATGTGCGCGGATCGCGCGCGACTACGGGATTCCCGTAATCGCCGACGGCGGGATCAAATACTCGGGTGACATTACGAAAGCGCTTGCTGCCGGTGCGGACTCGGTGATGATCGGCAGCCTCTTCGCTGGGACAGAAGAGAGCCCGGGCGAGACCATTCTGTATCAAGGCCGCACGTACAAGCTTTACCGCGGCATGGGCTCCCTAGAGGCAATGCGCGAGCGGGAAGGGTCCCGTAACCGGTACATGCAGGACTCCGAAGAACCGATGAAACTGGTTCCCGAGGGGATCGAGGGCCGCGTACCCTACAAGGGGCCTTTGAGTTTCATCATTACGCAGCTTGTCGGCGGGTTGAAAGCGGGGATGGGTTACACTGGCTGCCGCACGATCGCTGAGCTCCACGAACGGGCACGGTTCATGCGCGTGAGTCGTGCATCATTGGAAGAAAGCCACGTGCATGACGTCACGATGACGAAAGAACCACCCAACTACCGGCGGGAGGGTTAG
- a CDS encoding gamma carbonic anhydrase family protein: MLVPFNGTAPQVDPSAWVHPAAQIIGDVVIGPESSVWPYVVIRGDVHYVRIGARTNIQDAVVIHVTTARWPALVGDDVTVGHRAVLHGCTIGNGCLIGIGAIVLDGVEVGDHCLVGAGALLTPGTKIPPGHLVLGAPAKVVRALTEQEIESNTRNALHYVSLASHYREAGIR, translated from the coding sequence ATGCTTGTACCCTTCAACGGCACCGCACCCCAGGTAGACCCGTCTGCTTGGGTGCATCCCGCGGCTCAAATCATTGGCGACGTGGTCATCGGTCCAGAGAGCAGCGTATGGCCTTACGTTGTGATCCGTGGAGACGTCCACTACGTCCGCATTGGTGCACGAACCAACATTCAAGACGCAGTGGTGATACACGTAACGACCGCACGTTGGCCCGCCCTCGTAGGGGATGACGTTACAGTGGGGCACCGAGCGGTACTGCACGGCTGCACGATTGGAAACGGGTGCTTAATCGGAATCGGGGCGATCGTGCTTGACGGAGTCGAAGTTGGAGATCACTGCTTGGTAGGAGCTGGGGCTTTGTTGACACCGGGAACGAAGATTCCACCCGGGCACCTGGTGCTTGGTGCCCCCGCAAAAGTGGTGCGGGCGTTGACCGAACAGGAAATCGAGAGCAATACTCGCAACGCCTTACACTACGTGAGCTTGGCAAGCCATTACCGGGAGGCCGGTATCCGCTGA
- the der gene encoding ribosome biogenesis GTPase Der, with translation MYPHANLSVRESIPAELPVVAIVGRPNAGKSTLFNRLLGERRAIVDEQPGVTRDRNIAVARMGEREVLLVDTGGIDDRASSDVAKAVQEQTWLAAQEADVVVALFDGREGLNPLDQELVRRLRTLLKPVVYAVNKLDDQKLDCNTAEFFALGPGAVFPISAAHGRGLDALVEHIESLLPETRAVAEQPPGAQEQAIAVAIVGRPNVGKSSLLNAILGYERAIVDDHPGTTRDAIDSTVERDGQLYLLIDTAGIRRRPKVREIVERASVVRAFRAVDRAQVVLLLMDAVEGMTDQDARIANHVIERGKALALVFNKWDAVAPPARVAERYQQRLASEYATLADFPLAFISARTGEGIEKLFSLVRLLYQRAQKRPATAKLNACLVAATRARPAPAVHGKPLRFYYVVQTGVMPPTLAIFANYPESVPQPYKRYLETQFRLAFKWFGVPVRIEFRARPRRRDAQRIPASR, from the coding sequence ATGTACCCACACGCAAACCTATCCGTTCGCGAATCCATACCTGCTGAGCTCCCAGTGGTTGCCATAGTGGGCCGCCCGAATGCAGGGAAGTCGACGCTATTCAACCGCCTGCTTGGAGAGCGGCGTGCCATCGTCGACGAGCAGCCAGGAGTCACGCGCGACCGCAATATCGCCGTCGCACGCATGGGGGAGCGGGAGGTCCTACTCGTCGACACCGGTGGTATCGACGATAGGGCCAGCAGCGACGTAGCCAAGGCCGTGCAAGAGCAAACGTGGCTGGCGGCTCAGGAGGCAGACGTGGTGGTCGCGCTGTTCGACGGTCGGGAAGGGCTCAACCCCCTAGATCAAGAACTTGTCCGCCGCTTGCGCACACTGCTCAAGCCTGTGGTGTATGCGGTCAACAAGCTCGACGACCAAAAGCTTGACTGCAACACTGCCGAATTTTTCGCGTTAGGGCCTGGTGCGGTTTTCCCGATTTCCGCCGCCCATGGACGCGGGCTAGACGCGCTCGTCGAACACATCGAGTCGCTCCTCCCGGAAACAAGGGCGGTCGCTGAGCAACCCCCAGGTGCACAAGAGCAAGCTATCGCGGTTGCGATTGTTGGCCGGCCGAACGTTGGCAAGTCCTCCCTGCTCAATGCAATCCTGGGCTACGAGCGCGCCATTGTTGACGACCATCCGGGAACTACACGGGACGCAATAGACAGCACGGTAGAGCGTGACGGGCAACTTTACTTGCTTATCGATACCGCCGGAATTCGCCGCCGCCCCAAAGTTCGTGAGATTGTAGAACGAGCCAGCGTTGTCCGTGCCTTCCGTGCGGTCGACCGTGCTCAGGTGGTACTCCTCCTCATGGATGCGGTTGAAGGGATGACAGATCAGGATGCGCGAATCGCAAACCACGTTATTGAACGGGGGAAGGCGCTCGCTCTCGTCTTCAACAAGTGGGACGCAGTCGCCCCACCTGCCCGCGTTGCCGAGCGGTATCAACAAAGGCTGGCAAGCGAGTATGCAACCTTGGCGGACTTCCCGCTGGCTTTCATTTCCGCCCGGACGGGTGAGGGAATCGAAAAACTCTTTTCGCTCGTTCGCTTGCTATACCAGCGGGCGCAAAAGCGGCCAGCGACTGCCAAGCTCAATGCCTGCCTCGTTGCGGCCACGCGAGCGCGACCCGCACCAGCCGTACATGGGAAACCGTTACGCTTCTACTATGTCGTACAAACCGGAGTGATGCCGCCGACGCTCGCGATTTTCGCGAATTACCCTGAAAGTGTCCCTCAGCCTTACAAGCGATACTTGGAAACGCAGTTCCGCTTGGCATTCAAATGGTTTGGTGTACCTGTGCGAATCGAATTTCGCGCCCGCCCGAGGCGGCGTGACGCTCAGCGGATACCGGCCTCCCGGTAA